The sequence below is a genomic window from Cicer arietinum cultivar CDC Frontier isolate Library 1 chromosome 6, Cicar.CDCFrontier_v2.0, whole genome shotgun sequence.
tataattttaggaaTACACAGAAATTTTATGATAGACCGAGTCTATTTTTGCAATGTTTGAATAAGGAccgtaaatatttttaaaatatgagtctGAGTTGTTATCTATCATaagttgttttctttttttttaaagttcaaaATTGATCTTTATTAAAGTGTGATGTGATCCATTAGTATACTGAAAAAATtccaacatatttttaaatgatttaatataatattttaaagaattactattttatagtaatatatttaaatgtatgataaaagttttataatttaacataaatttaatcCAATATATTAATGTGATATGTATAAACAACTTGATATGACATCAACTTGATGTGGATTAATTTGTAAATCtctattaaaagaaattaattattaataaatatcattCCCTTTCAatcacaaaaaaagaaaaagaaaaacaaactaTTATctgtgttatttttaaattttttatataaatcataAATCAAATGATCTAATGTTAAACactcatctatatatatatatattaaaagtttttgaataaaaataaaataaaaataaaataaaaagagcaTTTAAAAACAATAGTTAATTTTGGTTATTATGATGTATGATGACAGTGGTTGTGATAGTGTAAGAGGGAGTAGAGTGTATGAGCTTCATGATTCGCTGAAGCCTTATGCGCTTAATTCTTCCCCAATCTCTCTTCTTTTGCAGTGCAACACAAAAccctaactaactaactaacttaAATTTGCATTGCGAAATGGAACATGATGAGCATTCAGAATCACAATCAAATGGTGGAGATGTATCTTCAGCCACAGCAGTTCTCCTAGGAGCTCTAGCTCCCGGTGTTAACGTCTGTAGTCTCGTTCCCTCCCTCTCCCTCTCTCAATTTCATAATATTCCACGCTTTaccattttctttattttgttttacgtTTCTTGTTTCAGGGACCTACATGGAATACTTTAAAGTCGGCGTTTTTAATGTTGGGTCTATGTCTTGCTGTTATGTTGGGCTTAGCATTCTCTTCCAGTGATTCATCGTTGGTGCTCCATGTTGGGTTCCTTGTTCTAATTTGCCTTACCCTCTTCTTCCTCCTCAGCTGGTACTTTGATTCTTTTGACTTTCAGATTTATCTCCTTCTGTAAATCTAATCGCTGTCAAATTGAAATTAGGATTTCCATCATCATTCATGTACCAATTAATCTCTTTTGTTTGTATTTCTGTATGCTGCTTCTTATTGTATGTGTAGCTTTAAATGGCCAAAATGTAAGGAATTGGATACTATGCTGTCACTCAGTCACAAATCTCAGTC
It includes:
- the LOC101510827 gene encoding uncharacterized protein; this translates as MEHDEHSESQSNGGDVSSATAVLLGALAPGVNGPTWNTLKSAFLMLGLCLAVMLGLAFSSSDSSLVLHVGFLVLICLTLFFLLSWFLAETGLVSIEHQMREMGLNPKDALETNKKSE